A single genomic interval of Streptomyces sp. BA2 harbors:
- the recF gene encoding DNA replication/repair protein RecF (All proteins in this family for which functions are known are DNA-binding proteins that assist the filamentation of RecA onto DNA for the initiation of recombination or recombinational repair.) yields the protein MHVTHLSLADFRSYARVEVPLDPGVTAFVGPNGQGKTNLVEAIGYLATLGSHRVSSDAPLVRMGAERAVVRAAVQQGERQQLVELELNPGKANRARINRSSQVRPRDVLGIVRTVLFAPEDLALIKGDPGERRRFLDELITARSPRMAGVRSDYDRVLKQRNTLLKSAALARRHGGRSMDLSTLDVWDQHLARVGAELLAQRLDLIAALQPLADKAYEQLAPGGGPVTLDYKPSAPGEGHTREVLFEQLIAALEEARKQEIERGVTLVGPHRDDLLLKLGQLPAKGYASHGESWSYALALRLASYDLLRAEGNEPVLVLDDVFAELDTRRRERLAELVAPGEQVLVTAAVDDDVPGVLAGARFAVADGAVERV from the coding sequence ATGCACGTCACGCATCTGTCGCTGGCCGACTTCCGCTCGTACGCCCGGGTCGAGGTCCCTCTCGATCCGGGCGTCACCGCGTTCGTGGGCCCGAACGGCCAGGGCAAGACGAACCTCGTGGAGGCCATCGGCTATCTCGCCACGCTCGGCAGCCACCGGGTCTCCTCGGACGCCCCGCTGGTGCGCATGGGCGCCGAGCGTGCCGTCGTCCGGGCGGCGGTCCAGCAGGGCGAGCGCCAGCAGCTGGTCGAGCTCGAACTCAATCCGGGCAAGGCCAATCGCGCCCGCATCAACAGGTCCTCGCAGGTCAGGCCCCGTGATGTGCTCGGGATCGTGCGCACGGTGCTGTTCGCTCCCGAGGATCTGGCGCTGATCAAGGGCGACCCGGGTGAGCGCCGGCGCTTCCTCGACGAGCTGATCACTGCGCGTTCCCCGCGCATGGCGGGCGTGCGGTCCGACTACGACCGCGTGCTGAAGCAGCGCAACACCCTCCTGAAGTCGGCGGCCCTTGCGCGGCGGCACGGCGGACGCTCCATGGACCTGTCCACACTCGACGTCTGGGACCAGCATCTCGCGCGCGTGGGCGCCGAACTGCTCGCGCAGCGGCTCGACCTGATCGCCGCGCTGCAGCCGCTCGCCGACAAGGCGTACGAGCAGCTGGCACCCGGCGGCGGGCCCGTCACCCTGGACTACAAGCCGTCGGCGCCGGGCGAGGGCCACACGCGTGAGGTCCTGTTCGAGCAGCTGATCGCCGCTCTCGAAGAGGCACGCAAGCAGGAGATCGAGCGGGGCGTGACGCTGGTCGGCCCGCACCGCGACGACCTGCTCCTGAAGCTCGGCCAGCTCCCCGCGAAGGGGTACGCGAGCCATGGCGAGTCCTGGTCGTACGCCCTGGCGCTGCGCCTCGCCTCGTACGACCTCCTGCGTGCCGAGGGGAACGAACCCGTGCTCGTCCTGGACGATGTGTTCGCGGAGCTCGACACGCGCCGCAGGGAGCGGCTCGCGGAGCTGGTGGCGCCGGGCGAGCAGGTCCTGGTCACCGCAGCGGTGGACGACGACGTGCCGGGCGTGCTCGCCGGAGCGCGGTTCGCGGTGGCGGACGGCGCGGTGGAGCGCGTATGA
- the gnd gene encoding phosphogluconate dehydrogenase (NAD(+)-dependent, decarboxylating): MELGLVGLGKMGGNMRERIRRAGHTVIGYDRNQDVADVHSLEELVGKLKGPRVVWVMVPAGAATQSTVDELAELLQPGDVVVDGGNSRWTDDEKHAEELAAKGIGFVDCGVSGGVWGLKNGYALMYGGDAEDIAKVQPIFDALKPEGDFGSVHAGKVGAGHFSKMVHNGIEYAMMQAYAEGWELLEKVDSVTDVREVFRSWQEGTVIRSWLLDLAVNALDDDEHLAKLRGFAQDSGEGRWTVEAAIDNAVPLPAITASLFARFASRQDDSPQMKMIAALRNQFGGHAVESKSEH, translated from the coding sequence ATGGAGCTCGGTCTCGTCGGCCTCGGCAAGATGGGCGGCAACATGCGCGAGCGCATCCGCCGCGCAGGCCACACCGTCATCGGATACGACCGCAACCAGGACGTCGCGGATGTCCACAGCCTCGAAGAGCTTGTGGGCAAGCTCAAGGGTCCGCGTGTCGTATGGGTGATGGTTCCGGCCGGAGCCGCGACCCAGTCCACCGTCGACGAGCTCGCCGAGCTGCTCCAGCCCGGCGACGTCGTCGTGGACGGCGGCAACTCCCGCTGGACGGACGACGAGAAGCACGCCGAGGAGCTCGCCGCCAAGGGCATCGGGTTCGTCGACTGCGGCGTCTCCGGCGGCGTCTGGGGCCTGAAGAACGGGTACGCGCTGATGTACGGCGGCGACGCCGAGGACATCGCGAAGGTCCAGCCGATCTTCGACGCCCTCAAGCCCGAGGGTGACTTCGGCTCCGTGCACGCCGGCAAGGTCGGCGCGGGCCACTTCTCGAAGATGGTTCACAACGGCATCGAGTACGCCATGATGCAGGCCTACGCCGAGGGCTGGGAGCTCCTGGAGAAGGTCGACTCCGTCACGGACGTGCGCGAGGTCTTCCGCTCCTGGCAGGAGGGCACGGTCATCCGTTCCTGGCTGCTCGACCTCGCGGTCAACGCCCTGGACGACGACGAGCACCTGGCGAAGCTGCGCGGCTTCGCGCAGGACTCCGGCGAGGGCCGGTGGACGGTGGAAGCCGCCATCGACAACGCCGTGCCGCTGCCCGCGATCACGGCCTCGCTCTTCGCCCGGTTCGCCTCGCGGCAGGACGACTCCCCGCAGATGAAGATGATCGCGGCGCTGCGCAACCAGTTCGGTGGCCACGCCGTCGAGTCCAAGAGCGAGCACTGA
- the dnaA gene encoding chromosomal replication initiator protein DnaA, producing MADVPADLAAVWPRVLEQLLGEGRGHGVDAKDERWIKRCQPLALVADTALLAVPNEFAKGVLEGRLAPIVSESLSRECGRPIRIAITVDDSVGDPMDRPTPPAPPLQQQPGQQQQQRYEEPEQHPGPGQGHDSYDSYGRRAPDEHSPGRGSDQLPTARPAYPDYQRPAPGAWPQQQPQQQDDYGWQQPRLGFPERDPYASPQQPQHDYRSQPPQGHSPYDQHRQDRQERQDRQDQQDRHDRHDRHDRRERHEQSPGSGGHDPRGGGHGNGHGVHGSGAPGPLAAQPAPASAPGEPTARLNPKYLFDTFVIGASNRFAHAAAVAVAEAPAKAYNPLFIYGESGLGKTHLLHAIGHYARSLYPGTRVRYVSSEEFTNEFINSIRDGKGDTFRKRYREMDILLVDDIQFLASKESTQEEFFHTFNTLHNANKQIVLSSDRPPKQLVTLEDRLRNRFEWGLITDVQPPELETRIAILRKKAVQEQLNAPPEVLEFIASRISRNIRELEGALIRVTAFASLNRQPVDLGLTEIVLKDLIPGGEDAAPEITATAIMAATADYFGLTVDDLCGSSRSRVLVTARQIAMYLCRELTDLSLPKIGAQFGGRDHTTVMHADRKIRALMAERRSIYNQVTELTNRIKNG from the coding sequence GTGGCTGACGTACCTGCCGATCTTGCCGCAGTGTGGCCACGAGTTCTGGAGCAGCTGCTGGGTGAGGGGCGGGGGCACGGTGTAGACGCGAAGGACGAGCGCTGGATCAAACGCTGCCAGCCGCTGGCACTGGTCGCCGATACCGCTCTGCTGGCCGTACCGAACGAGTTCGCCAAGGGCGTGCTCGAGGGGCGCCTGGCCCCCATCGTCAGCGAGTCGCTGAGCCGCGAGTGCGGCCGCCCGATCCGTATCGCCATCACGGTGGACGACTCGGTCGGCGACCCCATGGACCGGCCCACCCCGCCGGCGCCGCCGCTCCAGCAGCAGCCCGGCCAACAGCAGCAGCAGCGCTATGAGGAGCCCGAGCAGCACCCCGGCCCCGGTCAGGGCCATGATTCGTACGACAGTTACGGCCGCCGCGCCCCGGATGAGCACTCCCCGGGCCGCGGCTCCGATCAGCTGCCGACCGCCCGCCCCGCGTACCCCGACTACCAGCGCCCCGCGCCCGGCGCCTGGCCGCAGCAGCAGCCCCAGCAGCAGGACGACTACGGCTGGCAGCAGCCGCGGCTGGGCTTCCCCGAGCGGGACCCGTACGCGAGCCCCCAGCAGCCCCAGCACGACTACCGGTCGCAGCCTCCGCAGGGGCACTCCCCGTACGACCAGCACCGCCAGGACCGGCAGGAGCGCCAGGACCGGCAGGACCAGCAGGACCGCCACGACAGACATGACAGACACGACCGGCGCGAGCGTCACGAGCAGTCCCCGGGCTCCGGAGGCCACGACCCCAGGGGCGGCGGCCACGGCAACGGCCACGGCGTCCACGGCAGCGGCGCACCCGGCCCCCTGGCAGCTCAGCCCGCCCCCGCGTCGGCCCCGGGCGAGCCCACCGCGCGCCTCAACCCGAAGTACCTCTTCGACACCTTCGTGATCGGTGCCTCGAACCGTTTCGCGCACGCGGCAGCCGTCGCCGTGGCCGAGGCGCCCGCCAAGGCGTACAACCCCCTCTTCATCTACGGAGAGTCGGGGCTTGGCAAAACGCATCTTCTGCACGCGATCGGGCACTACGCCCGCAGCCTCTACCCCGGCACGCGCGTGCGCTACGTGAGCTCGGAGGAGTTCACGAACGAGTTCATCAACTCCATCCGCGACGGCAAGGGCGACACCTTCCGCAAGCGGTACCGCGAAATGGACATCCTGCTCGTCGACGACATCCAGTTCCTCGCGAGCAAGGAGTCGACGCAGGAGGAGTTCTTCCACACCTTCAATACGCTCCACAACGCGAACAAGCAGATCGTGCTCTCCAGCGACCGGCCGCCCAAGCAGCTGGTGACCCTGGAGGACCGGCTGCGCAACCGCTTCGAGTGGGGACTTATCACCGACGTCCAGCCGCCGGAGCTGGAGACGCGTATCGCCATCCTTCGTAAGAAGGCGGTGCAGGAGCAGCTCAACGCCCCGCCGGAGGTCCTGGAGTTCATCGCGTCCCGCATCTCACGCAACATCCGTGAGCTGGAGGGCGCGCTGATCCGGGTCACTGCCTTCGCCTCGCTCAATCGGCAGCCGGTGGACCTGGGGCTGACGGAGATCGTTCTGAAGGACCTGATCCCGGGGGGCGAGGACGCGGCTCCGGAGATCACGGCGACGGCCATCATGGCCGCGACCGCGGACTACTTCGGCCTCACGGTGGACGACCTCTGCGGATCCTCGCGCAGCCGCGTACTGGTGACGGCCCGCCAGATCGCGATGTACCTCTGCCGCGAGCTGACGGACCTCTCCCTGCCCAAGATCGGCGCACAGTTCGGCGGCCGCGACCACACGACGGTCATGCACGCAGACCGCAAGATCCGCGCGCTGATGGCCGAGCGGCGCTCGATCTACAACCAGGTCACCGAGCTCACCAACCGCATCAAGAACGGCTGA
- the gyrB gene encoding DNA topoisomerase (ATP-hydrolyzing) subunit B has product MLCQKGRFVADSGNPNENIPSTVAGENGEVTALYDASAITVLEGLDAVRKRPGMYIGSTGERGLHHLVQEVVDNSVDEALAGHADTIDVTILADGGVRVIDNGRGIPVGIHPVEKKPAVEVVLTVLHAGGKFGGGGYAVSGGLHGVGVSVVNALSTKLAVDIRTDGYRWTQDYKLGVPTAPLAKHEPVEDSGTTVTFWADPDVFETTEYSFETLARRFQEMAFLNKGLTIKLTDERESAKATAGADSAEATDDEAAEARTVTYHYEGGIVDFVKYLNSRKGEMIHPTVIDVEAEDKERMLSAEIAMQWNSQYTEGVYSFANTIHTHEGGTHEEGFRAALTGLVNRYAREKKLLREKDDNLTGEDIREGLTAIISVKLGEPQFEGQTKTKLGNTEAKTFVQKVVHEHLTDWFDRNPNEAADIIRKGIQAATARVAARKARDLTRRKGLLESASLPGKLSDCQSNDPTKCEIFIVEGDSAGGSAKSGRNPMYQAILPIRGKILNVEKARIDKILQNQEVQALISAFGTGVHEDFDIEKLRYHKIILMADADVDGQHINTLLLTFLFRFMRPLVESGHVYLSRPPLYKIKWSRDDFQYAYSDRERDALVELGRQAGKRIRDDSVQRFKGLGEMNAEELRITTMDQDHRVLGQVTLDDAAQADDLFSVLMGEDVEARRSFIQRNAKDVRFLDI; this is encoded by the coding sequence GTGCTGTGCCAGAAAGGGCGCTTCGTGGCCGATTCCGGCAACCCCAACGAGAACATCCCGTCTACCGTCGCTGGCGAGAACGGCGAGGTCACAGCCTTGTACGACGCCAGCGCGATCACCGTCCTCGAGGGTCTGGACGCGGTCCGCAAGCGGCCTGGCATGTACATCGGGTCGACCGGTGAGCGTGGCCTGCACCACCTCGTGCAAGAGGTTGTCGACAACTCCGTCGACGAGGCCCTCGCCGGGCACGCGGACACCATCGACGTCACGATCCTTGCCGACGGCGGCGTACGCGTCATCGACAACGGCCGAGGCATCCCGGTGGGCATCCACCCCGTCGAGAAGAAGCCGGCCGTCGAGGTCGTGCTCACCGTGCTGCACGCGGGCGGCAAGTTCGGCGGCGGCGGATACGCGGTCTCCGGTGGCCTGCACGGCGTCGGTGTCTCCGTCGTGAACGCCCTGTCGACGAAGCTCGCCGTCGACATCAGGACCGACGGCTACCGCTGGACCCAGGACTACAAGCTGGGTGTGCCGACGGCCCCGCTCGCCAAGCACGAGCCGGTCGAGGACTCGGGCACCACGGTCACCTTCTGGGCCGACCCGGACGTCTTCGAGACGACGGAGTACTCCTTCGAGACGCTGGCACGGCGCTTCCAGGAGATGGCGTTCCTCAACAAGGGTTTGACGATCAAACTCACTGATGAGCGCGAGTCGGCGAAGGCGACGGCGGGTGCGGACTCGGCCGAGGCCACCGACGACGAGGCCGCCGAGGCCCGCACGGTGACGTACCACTACGAAGGCGGCATCGTCGACTTCGTGAAGTACCTCAACTCCCGCAAGGGAGAGATGATCCACCCGACCGTCATCGACGTCGAGGCCGAGGACAAGGAGCGCATGCTCTCGGCCGAGATCGCCATGCAGTGGAACTCGCAGTACACCGAAGGTGTCTACTCCTTCGCGAACACGATCCACACGCATGAGGGCGGTACGCACGAGGAGGGCTTCAGGGCCGCGCTGACGGGCCTGGTCAACCGGTACGCGCGCGAGAAGAAGCTGCTGCGCGAGAAGGACGACAACCTCACGGGCGAGGACATCCGCGAGGGTCTGACGGCGATCATCTCGGTGAAGCTGGGCGAGCCGCAGTTCGAGGGCCAGACCAAGACCAAGCTGGGCAACACCGAGGCGAAGACCTTCGTACAGAAGGTCGTGCACGAGCACCTCACGGACTGGTTCGACCGCAATCCGAACGAGGCCGCGGACATCATCCGCAAGGGCATCCAGGCCGCCACGGCCCGTGTCGCCGCCCGCAAGGCGCGCGACCTGACCCGCCGCAAGGGGCTGCTCGAATCGGCCTCGCTGCCCGGAAAGCTCAGCGACTGCCAGTCGAACGACCCGACGAAGTGCGAGATCTTCATCGTCGAGGGTGACTCCGCCGGTGGTTCGGCGAAGTCCGGCCGCAACCCGATGTACCAGGCGATCCTGCCCATCCGAGGCAAGATCCTGAACGTCGAGAAGGCGCGGATCGACAAGATCCTGCAGAACCAGGAAGTCCAGGCCCTGATCTCGGCCTTCGGCACGGGCGTGCACGAGGACTTCGACATCGAGAAGCTCCGCTATCACAAGATCATCCTGATGGCGGACGCCGACGTCGACGGCCAGCACATCAACACCCTGCTCCTGACCTTCCTGTTCCGCTTCATGCGGCCACTCGTCGAGTCCGGCCACGTCTACCTCTCGCGCCCGCCGCTCTACAAGATCAAGTGGAGCCGGGACGACTTCCAGTACGCGTACTCGGACCGTGAGCGCGACGCGCTTGTCGAGCTCGGCCGCCAGGCGGGCAAGCGCATCAGGGACGACTCGGTCCAGCGCTTCAAGGGTCTCGGTGAGATGAACGCCGAGGAGCTGCGCATCACGACGATGGACCAGGACCACCGCGTCCTCGGCCAGGTGACCCTGGACGACGCGGCACAGGCCGACGACCTCTTCTCGGTGCTGATGGGAGAGGACGTCGAGGCACGGCGCTCGTTCATCCAGCGCAATGCCAAGGACGTCCGCTTCCTCGACATCTGA
- a CDS encoding DUF721 domain-containing protein produces the protein MSAEEPAKDTPQDAPKEMPKTPEPSGVDLARVALRAAKEQARARGDAAQQKKQARRGGLRSGARADGRDPQPLGSAINRLITERGWETPAAVGGVMGRWPQIVGEDLANHCVPQRYDENERVLTVQCDSTAWATNLRLLAPQLVARLNEDLGHGTVRLIKVLGPGGPPRRFGPLRAPGSTGPGDTYG, from the coding sequence ATGAGCGCCGAAGAGCCCGCCAAGGACACGCCTCAGGACGCCCCCAAGGAGATGCCGAAGACGCCCGAGCCCTCCGGCGTCGACCTCGCCCGTGTCGCCCTCCGTGCCGCCAAAGAGCAAGCACGCGCGCGTGGCGACGCCGCGCAGCAGAAGAAGCAGGCCCGCAGGGGCGGCCTTCGCTCCGGCGCGCGCGCCGACGGGCGTGACCCGCAGCCGCTCGGCTCCGCCATCAACCGCTTGATCACCGAGCGCGGCTGGGAGACGCCTGCCGCGGTCGGCGGGGTGATGGGCCGCTGGCCGCAGATCGTCGGCGAAGACCTGGCCAACCACTGTGTCCCGCAGCGGTACGACGAGAACGAGCGCGTCCTGACCGTCCAGTGCGACTCCACGGCCTGGGCGACGAACCTGCGTCTCCTGGCGCCCCAGCTGGTGGCGCGCCTCAACGAGGACCTCGGCCACGGCACCGTGCGCCTCATCAAAGTCCTCGGTCCCGGCGGCCCCCCGCGCCGCTTCGGACCCCTGCGCGCACCGGGCAGCACGGGCCCCGGCGACACCTACGGCTGA
- the dnaN gene encoding DNA polymerase III subunit beta: MKIRVERDVLAEAVAWAARSLPARPPAPVLAGLLLKAEEGALSLSSFDYEVSARVSVDAEIDDEGTVLVSGRLLADICRALPNRPVEISTDGVRATVVCGSSRFTLHTLPVEEYPALPQMPTATGTVPGEVFASAAAQVAIAAGRDDTLPVLTGVRIEIEGDTVTLASTDRYRFAVREFLWKPENPEASAVALVPAKTLLDTAKALTSGDTVTLALSGSGAGEGLIGFEGAGRRTTTRLLEGDLPKYKTLFPTEFNSIAVIETAPFVEAVKRVALVAERNTPVRLSFEQGVLILEAGSSDDAQAVERVDAQLDGDDVSIAFNPTFLLDGLSAIDSPVAQLSFTTSTKPALLSGRPAVDAEADEAYKYLIMPVRLSG; the protein is encoded by the coding sequence GTGAAGATCCGGGTGGAACGCGACGTACTCGCGGAGGCAGTGGCGTGGGCGGCGCGCAGCCTCCCGGCCCGGCCACCGGCACCTGTCCTCGCGGGCCTGCTGCTGAAGGCCGAGGAAGGCGCACTGAGCCTTTCCAGCTTTGACTACGAGGTCTCGGCGCGTGTCTCCGTAGACGCCGAGATCGACGACGAGGGCACGGTCCTCGTCTCCGGCCGGCTGCTCGCCGACATCTGCCGCGCCCTTCCCAACCGTCCGGTGGAGATCTCCACAGACGGTGTGCGGGCCACGGTGGTCTGCGGCTCGTCGCGATTCACACTCCACACACTTCCTGTGGAGGAGTACCCCGCGCTGCCGCAGATGCCCACCGCGACCGGCACGGTCCCCGGTGAGGTCTTCGCCTCCGCCGCCGCCCAGGTGGCCATCGCCGCGGGCCGCGACGACACGCTGCCCGTCCTGACCGGCGTACGCATCGAGATCGAGGGCGACACCGTCACCCTGGCCTCCACCGACCGCTACCGCTTCGCGGTCCGCGAGTTCCTGTGGAAGCCGGAGAACCCCGAGGCGTCCGCGGTCGCCCTGGTGCCCGCCAAGACGCTCCTGGACACCGCGAAGGCGCTCACGAGCGGCGACACGGTCACCCTGGCGCTGTCCGGCTCCGGTGCCGGTGAGGGTCTGATCGGTTTCGAGGGCGCCGGGCGGCGTACGACCACGCGTCTCCTCGAGGGCGACCTGCCGAAGTACAAGACGCTCTTCCCCACGGAGTTCAACTCGATCGCGGTCATCGAGACCGCCCCGTTCGTCGAGGCCGTGAAGCGCGTGGCCCTGGTGGCCGAGCGGAACACTCCGGTGCGGCTCAGCTTCGAGCAGGGCGTGCTGATCCTGGAGGCCGGTTCCAGCGATGACGCACAGGCTGTGGAAAGGGTCGACGCCCAGCTCGATGGCGACGACGTCTCGATCGCCTTCAACCCGACGTTCCTGCTCGACGGCCTGAGCGCGATCGACTCCCCGGTCGCCCAGCTGTCGTTCACGACGTCGACGAAGCCCGCGCTCCTGAGCGGCAGGCCGGCCGTGGACGCGGAGGCCGACGAGGCCTACAAGTACCTGATCATGCCTGTACGTCTGAGCGGCTGA
- the gyrA gene encoding DNA gyrase subunit A, with the protein MADENTPVMPEEEPAVPGVGMRVEPVGLETEMQRSYLDYAMSVIVSRALPDVRDGLKPVHRRVLYAMYDGGYRPEKGFYKCARVVGDVMGTYHPHGDSSIYDALVRLAQPWSMRMPLVDSNGNFGSPGNDPAAAMRYTECKMAPLAMEMVRDIDEETVDFTDNYDGRNQEPTVLPARFPNLLINGSAGIAVGMATNIPPHNLREVAAGAQWALEHPEASHEELLDALIERIKGPDFPTGALVVGRKGIEEAYRTGRGSITMRAVVAVEEIQNRQCLVVTELPYQTNPDNLAQKIADLVKDGKVGGIADVRDETSSRTGQRLVVVLKRDAVAKVVLNNLYKHTDLQSNFSANMLALVDGVPRTLSLDAFIRHWVTHQVEVIVRRTKYRLRKAEERAHILRGLLKALDAIDEVIALIRASQTVDVAREGLMGLLSIDEIQANAILEMQLRRLAALERQKIVAEHDELQAKINEYNAILASPERQRQIISEELAAIVDKFGEDRRSALVPFDGDMSMEDLIAEEDIVVTITRGGYVKRTKTVDYRSQKRGGKGVRGTKLKEDDIVDHFFVSTTHHWLLFFTNKGRVYRAKAYELPDAGRDARGQHVANLLAFQPDEKIAEILAIRDYEAVPYLVLATKGGLVKKTPLKDYDSPRAGGVIAINLRETDDGSDDELIGAELVSAEDDLLLISKKAQSIRFTATDDALRPMGRATSGVKGMSFRGGDELLSMNVVRPGTFVFTATDGGYAKRTNVDEYRVQGRGGLGIKAAKIVEDRGELVGALVTEETDEILAITLGGGVIRTRVNEVRETGRDTMGVQLINLGKRDAVVGIARNAEAGREAEEVDGDIVVESADGEPAAGTDEGTESTAE; encoded by the coding sequence ATGGCCGACGAGAACACCCCTGTGATGCCCGAAGAGGAGCCCGCCGTCCCCGGCGTGGGCATGCGTGTCGAGCCCGTCGGGCTCGAGACGGAGATGCAGCGCTCGTACCTCGACTACGCGATGTCCGTCATCGTGTCGCGTGCGCTGCCCGACGTGCGGGACGGCCTGAAGCCCGTCCACCGCCGCGTCCTGTACGCGATGTACGACGGCGGGTACCGCCCCGAGAAGGGCTTCTACAAGTGCGCCCGCGTCGTCGGCGACGTCATGGGCACCTACCACCCGCACGGCGACTCCTCCATCTACGACGCCCTGGTCCGCCTGGCCCAGCCGTGGTCGATGCGGATGCCCCTGGTGGACTCCAACGGAAACTTCGGCTCCCCGGGCAACGACCCGGCCGCCGCCATGCGGTACACCGAGTGCAAGATGGCGCCGCTGGCCATGGAGATGGTCCGTGACATCGACGAGGAGACCGTCGACTTCACGGACAACTACGACGGCCGCAATCAGGAGCCGACGGTCCTGCCGGCGCGCTTCCCGAACCTCCTGATCAACGGCTCGGCGGGCATCGCGGTCGGCATGGCCACCAACATCCCGCCGCACAACCTCCGCGAGGTCGCGGCGGGCGCGCAGTGGGCCCTGGAGCACCCCGAGGCCTCGCACGAAGAGCTGCTCGACGCTCTTATCGAGCGCATCAAGGGCCCCGATTTCCCGACCGGCGCACTAGTAGTGGGCCGAAAGGGCATCGAGGAGGCGTACCGCACGGGCCGCGGCTCCATCACGATGCGCGCGGTCGTCGCGGTCGAGGAGATCCAGAACCGCCAGTGCCTGGTGGTCACCGAGCTCCCCTACCAGACCAACCCCGACAACCTCGCGCAGAAGATCGCCGACCTGGTCAAGGACGGCAAGGTCGGCGGCATCGCCGACGTCCGTGACGAGACCTCCTCGCGCACGGGCCAGCGCCTGGTCGTCGTCCTGAAGCGGGACGCGGTCGCCAAGGTCGTACTGAACAACCTCTACAAGCACACCGACCTTCAGTCGAACTTCAGCGCCAACATGCTGGCCCTGGTCGACGGCGTGCCGCGCACCCTCTCGCTTGACGCGTTCATCCGGCACTGGGTGACGCACCAGGTCGAGGTCATCGTCCGGCGTACGAAGTACAGGCTGCGCAAGGCCGAGGAGCGGGCCCACATCCTGCGCGGCCTGCTGAAGGCCCTGGACGCGATCGACGAGGTCATCGCGCTCATCCGGGCCAGCCAGACGGTCGACGTCGCGCGTGAGGGCCTGATGGGCCTGCTCTCGATCGACGAGATCCAGGCCAACGCCATCCTCGAGATGCAGCTGCGCCGGCTCGCCGCACTGGAGCGCCAGAAGATCGTCGCCGAGCACGACGAACTGCAGGCGAAGATCAACGAGTACAACGCGATCCTGGCCTCGCCCGAGCGGCAGCGCCAGATCATCAGCGAGGAGCTCGCGGCGATCGTCGACAAGTTCGGCGAGGACCGCCGCTCGGCGCTCGTGCCCTTCGACGGCGACATGTCCATGGAGGACTTGATCGCCGAGGAGGACATCGTCGTCACGATCACGCGCGGCGGTTACGTCAAGCGTACGAAGACGGTTGATTACCGCTCACAGAAGCGCGGCGGCAAGGGCGTGCGCGGTACGAAGCTCAAGGAAGACGACATCGTCGACCACTTCTTCGTGTCGACGACGCACCACTGGCTGCTGTTCTTCACGAACAAGGGCCGGGTGTACCGGGCGAAGGCGTATGAACTCCCGGATGCCGGACGCGACGCCCGTGGCCAGCACGTGGCGAACCTGCTCGCCTTCCAGCCGGATGAGAAGATCGCCGAGATCCTGGCGATCCGTGACTATGAAGCGGTGCCCTACCTGGTGCTCGCCACCAAGGGCGGTCTCGTGAAGAAGACCCCGCTCAAGGACTACGACTCGCCTCGCGCCGGTGGCGTCATCGCCATCAACCTCCGCGAGACGGACGACGGTTCGGACGACGAGCTGATCGGCGCCGAACTCGTGTCGGCCGAGGACGATCTGCTGCTCATCAGTAAGAAGGCGCAGTCGATCAGGTTCACCGCAACGGACGACGCGCTGCGTCCCATGGGCCGTGCGACCTCGGGCGTCAAGGGAATGAGTTTCCGTGGCGGCGACGAACTGCTCTCGATGAATGTCGTCAGGCCAGGTACGTTCGTGTTCACCGCAACCGACGGTGGGTACGCGAAGCGGACCAACGTCGACGAGTACCGCGTCCAGGGTCGTGGTGGCCTCGGTATCAAGGCCGCCAAGATCGTGGAGGACCGCGGCGAACTCGTGGGCGCGCTGGTGACGGAGGAGACGGACGAGATCCTCGCCATCACGCTGGGCGGCGGTGTGATTCGTACGCGAGTCAACGAGGTCAGGGAGACGGGCCGTGACACCATGGGCGTCCAACTGATCAACCTGGGCAAGCGCGATGCCGTGGTCGGTATCGCTCGTAACGCCGAGGCCGGGCGCGAGGCTGAGGAAGTCGACGGTGACATCGTCGTCGAATCGGCCGACGGCGAACCGGCCGCCGGTACGGACGAGGGCACGGAGTCCACGGCCGAGTAG